In one Bacteroides intestinalis DSM 17393 genomic region, the following are encoded:
- a CDS encoding RNA recognition motif domain-containing protein, producing MNLYVGNLNYRVKESDLREVMEEYGTVDSVRIITDRETRRSKGFAFIEMPDSSEASNAINALNGAEYAGRPMVVKEALPKN from the coding sequence ATGAATTTGTATGTAGGTAACCTGAATTACAGGGTTAAAGAATCAGATTTAAGAGAAGTTATGGAAGAGTACGGAACAGTAGACTCAGTAAGAATCATCACTGACCGTGAAACAAGAAGATCTAAAGGATTCGCATTCATCGAAATGCCGGATTCTTCAGAAGCATCTAACGCTATCAATGCATTGAACGGTGCAGAATACGCAGGCCGTCCGATGGTA
- a CDS encoding Na+/H+ antiporter NhaC family protein: MTDTTNKRKGGWWALSPLAVFLCFYLVTSLIVNDFYKVPITVAFLLSSCYAIALTRGLSLEKRVYQFSVGASNKNIILMIWIFILAGAFAQSAKQMGAIDATVNLTLSILPDNLLLAGIFIAACFISLSIGTSVGTIVALTPVAIGLAEKTGIDLPYMVAIVVGGSFFGDNLSFISDTTIASTKTQDCVMRDKFRVNFMIVVPAALIVLCIYIFQGLSITAPAQTQEIEWIKVIPYLIVLGTAVAGVNVMLVLLLGILSTGIIGIFTSETDLSTAFFDWFGSMGTGITGMGELIIITLLAGGMLETIRYNGGIDFIISRLTRHVKGKRGAELSIAALVSIANLCTANNTIAIITTGPIAKDIAQRFHLDRRKTASILDTFSCLVQGIIPYGAQLLIAAGLAGISPISIIGSLYYPFTMGICALLAILVRYPKRYS, translated from the coding sequence ATGACAGATACAACAAATAAACGAAAGGGTGGATGGTGGGCACTAAGCCCGCTGGCAGTATTTTTATGTTTTTACCTAGTGACGTCACTGATTGTAAATGATTTCTATAAGGTACCCATTACAGTCGCATTTCTTCTGTCATCCTGCTATGCCATTGCACTGACGCGCGGACTGAGCCTGGAAAAACGAGTGTATCAATTCTCCGTGGGAGCCAGCAACAAGAATATCATATTGATGATATGGATATTCATTCTTGCCGGAGCCTTTGCCCAAAGCGCCAAACAAATGGGAGCAATCGACGCCACAGTAAACCTCACCCTGAGTATTCTGCCGGATAACCTGCTACTGGCAGGTATTTTTATAGCCGCATGTTTCATCTCACTTTCCATAGGCACCAGTGTGGGAACAATTGTAGCCCTCACCCCTGTAGCCATCGGATTAGCGGAAAAGACCGGCATCGACCTGCCATATATGGTTGCCATTGTAGTGGGCGGTTCATTCTTCGGAGATAATCTTTCGTTTATTTCGGACACCACCATAGCTTCCACCAAGACACAGGATTGTGTGATGCGGGACAAATTTCGCGTAAATTTCATGATTGTGGTCCCGGCAGCACTGATTGTGCTCTGCATCTATATATTCCAGGGATTATCCATCACAGCTCCTGCACAAACACAAGAGATAGAATGGATAAAGGTTATCCCCTACCTCATCGTGCTGGGCACAGCAGTGGCAGGGGTGAATGTAATGTTAGTCCTGCTTTTAGGTATACTGAGTACAGGTATCATCGGTATTTTCACAAGCGAAACAGACCTGAGTACAGCTTTCTTCGATTGGTTCGGCTCCATGGGAACCGGCATCACAGGAATGGGTGAACTGATTATCATCACCCTGCTTGCCGGCGGTATGCTGGAAACGATCCGCTACAATGGCGGAATCGACTTCATTATCTCCCGCCTGACGCGCCATGTAAAAGGCAAACGAGGAGCGGAACTGAGCATCGCCGCACTTGTCAGCATCGCCAACCTCTGTACGGCAAACAACACCATCGCCATTATTACCACCGGACCGATAGCCAAAGACATTGCCCAACGTTTCCACCTGGATCGCCGGAAGACAGCCAGCATCCTGGACACATTCTCCTGCCTGGTGCAAGGCATCATTCCTTATGGTGCGCAACTACTCATTGCCGCCGGATTGGCAGGCATCTCTCCCATCAGTATCATCGGCAGCTTGTACTATCCGTTTACAATGGGAATTTGTGCATTATTGGCAATATTAGTGAGATATCCGAAACGATATTCGTAA
- a CDS encoding UxaA family hydrolase yields METKYLKINPADNVAVAIVTLPAGEKLTVDGVEITLNEEVPAGHKFALKDFAEGENVIKYGYPIGHARMAKKQGEWMNENNIQTNLAGLLDYTYNPTSVTLDIPHKDLTFKGYRRKNGEVGIRNEVWIIPTVGCVNGIINQLAEGLRRETGGKGVDAIMAYPHNYGCSQLGDDHENTKKILRDMVLHPNAGAVLVVGLGCENNQPDVFREFLGEYDEDRVKFMVTQKVGDEYEEGMKLLRELYEKASKDERVDVPLSELRVGLKCGGSDGFSGITANPLLGMFSDFLVAQGGTSVLTEVPEMFGAETILMNRCRNEELFKETVKLINDFKEYFLSHGEPVGENPSPGNKAGGISTLEDKALGCTQKCGKSYVEGVLPYGERLKVKGLNLLSAPGNDLVAATALASCGCHMVLFTTGRGTPFGTYVPTMKISTNSTLAKNKPGWIDFNAGVIVENEPMEKTCERFIDYIIQVASGEFVNNEKKGYKEIAIFKTGVTL; encoded by the coding sequence ATGGAAACTAAGTACCTTAAAATCAACCCTGCTGATAATGTAGCCGTAGCTATTGTAACGCTGCCAGCAGGAGAAAAACTCACTGTGGACGGAGTGGAAATCACTCTGAACGAGGAAGTACCCGCCGGACACAAATTTGCATTAAAAGATTTTGCAGAGGGCGAAAACGTCATTAAATATGGGTACCCTATCGGCCATGCACGTATGGCAAAGAAACAAGGGGAGTGGATGAACGAAAATAATATTCAGACGAACCTGGCAGGATTGCTGGACTATACTTACAATCCGACAAGTGTAACACTGGATATTCCGCACAAAGATCTGACATTCAAAGGGTATCGCCGCAAAAATGGCGAAGTGGGCATTCGTAACGAAGTTTGGATTATACCGACTGTAGGTTGTGTGAACGGTATCATCAACCAACTGGCCGAAGGTTTGCGCCGGGAAACAGGCGGTAAGGGTGTGGATGCAATCATGGCTTATCCGCATAATTATGGCTGCTCACAGTTGGGTGACGACCATGAAAATACAAAGAAGATTCTGCGTGACATGGTATTGCATCCCAATGCCGGTGCAGTTCTGGTGGTGGGCTTGGGTTGTGAAAACAATCAGCCGGATGTATTCCGCGAATTCCTGGGAGAGTACGATGAAGATCGCGTAAAATTCATGGTTACTCAAAAGGTGGGCGACGAGTACGAAGAAGGTATGAAGTTGCTGCGCGAGCTATACGAAAAAGCAAGCAAAGACGAGCGCGTGGATGTTCCTTTGAGTGAATTGCGCGTGGGTTTGAAGTGCGGTGGTTCGGACGGTTTCTCAGGTATCACAGCCAATCCGTTACTGGGAATGTTCTCCGACTTCCTGGTGGCACAAGGCGGTACAAGCGTATTGACGGAAGTTCCGGAAATGTTCGGTGCGGAAACCATATTAATGAACCGTTGCCGCAACGAGGAACTATTTAAAGAAACAGTGAAATTGATTAATGACTTCAAGGAATATTTCCTCTCACATGGCGAACCGGTAGGCGAAAACCCATCTCCGGGAAACAAAGCGGGTGGTATCTCTACCTTGGAAGACAAGGCACTGGGATGTACACAGAAATGCGGCAAGAGCTATGTGGAAGGTGTATTACCGTATGGTGAACGTCTGAAAGTGAAAGGTCTGAACCTGCTGTCGGCACCGGGAAATGATCTTGTTGCTGCCACAGCACTGGCTTCCTGCGGTTGCCACATGGTATTGTTCACTACAGGACGCGGAACCCCGTTCGGAACCTACGTACCGACCATGAAGATTTCAACGAACTCCACATTGGCAAAGAACAAACCGGGCTGGATTGATTTCAACGCAGGAGTCATCGTAGAAAATGAACCGATGGAAAAGACTTGCGAACGGTTCATTGATTATATAATCCAGGTAGCAAGCGGCGAATTCGTAAACAACGAAAAGAAAGGTTACAAGGAAATTGCGATCTTCAAGACAGGAGTAACTTTATAA
- a CDS encoding LacI family DNA-binding transcriptional regulator, translated as MAERIRIKDIAKMADVSVGTVDRVIHGRSGVSEASRKRVEEILKQLDYQPNMYASALASNKKYAFSCLLPQHEEGEYWTAVEAGIHDALIAYSDFNISVDLSYYDPFDYHSFVNVAQGILEQAPDGVMFAPTVPQHTKSFTEELNRRSTPYIYIDSNLKDQPALSFFGQNSHQSGYFAAKMMMLLAGNEQEVVIFRKINEGIVGSNQQERREIGFREYMLKHHPHCRIWELDLHAKRDSDDAQMLDDFFRKHPNVKNGITFNSKVYIVGEYLLKQRKTAFNLMGYDLLERNVKCLMEGSVSFLIAQQPELQGFDGIKALCDYLIFKKEVPRENFMPIDLLTKENIEFYHNK; from the coding sequence ATGGCAGAAAGAATTAGAATCAAGGATATCGCCAAAATGGCGGATGTATCAGTGGGGACAGTAGATCGTGTGATACACGGCCGTAGTGGTGTGTCGGAAGCCAGTCGGAAACGGGTGGAAGAAATCCTGAAGCAACTGGATTACCAGCCTAATATGTACGCCAGCGCACTGGCATCCAACAAGAAATACGCATTCTCCTGCCTGCTGCCGCAACATGAGGAAGGCGAATACTGGACTGCGGTAGAAGCCGGCATTCACGATGCACTGATAGCGTATTCGGATTTCAATATCTCCGTAGACCTCTCCTATTACGATCCGTTCGATTATCATTCATTCGTAAATGTCGCCCAAGGCATCCTGGAACAGGCACCGGACGGCGTCATGTTTGCCCCCACCGTGCCGCAGCATACGAAATCTTTCACAGAGGAATTGAACCGACGTTCTACACCTTATATATATATAGACTCAAATCTGAAAGATCAGCCCGCCCTTTCCTTCTTTGGACAGAATTCTCACCAAAGCGGATACTTCGCCGCAAAAATGATGATGCTACTTGCAGGAAATGAGCAGGAAGTAGTAATCTTCCGCAAAATAAACGAGGGTATTGTGGGATCTAACCAGCAGGAACGCCGCGAAATCGGTTTCCGGGAGTATATGTTGAAGCATCACCCCCACTGCCGCATTTGGGAACTGGACTTACATGCCAAGCGGGACAGTGATGATGCACAGATGCTGGACGACTTTTTCAGAAAACATCCGAACGTGAAGAATGGTATCACTTTCAATTCAAAAGTGTATATCGTTGGAGAGTACTTGTTGAAACAAAGAAAAACAGCTTTTAATCTGATGGGGTATGACTTACTGGAGCGTAACGTGAAATGTCTGATGGAGGGCAGCGTATCTTTCCTCATAGCCCAACAGCCGGAGTTACAGGGATTCGACGGAATCAAGGCGCTATGTGATTACCTGATTTTCAAAAAGGAAGTTCCAAGAGAGAACTTTATGCCGATTGACTTGTTGACGAAGGAAAATATTGAATTTTATCATAATAAATAA
- a CDS encoding sugar kinase encodes MGKKVVTLGEIMLRLSTPGNTRFVQSDSFDVVYGGGEANVAVSCANYGHDAYFVTKLPKHEIGQSAVNALRKYGVKTDFIARGGDRVGIYYLETGASMRPSKVIYDRAHSAIAEADAADFDFDAIMEGADWFHWSGITPAISDKAAELTKLACEAAKRHGVTVSVDLNFRKKLWTKEKAQSIMKPLMQYVDVCIGNEEDAELCLGFKPDADVEGGKTDAEGYKGIFKAMAKEFGFKYVISTLRESFSASHNGWKAMIYNGEEFYESKRYDINPIIDRVGGGDSFSGGIIHGLLTKPNQGAALEFAVAASALKHTINGDFNLVSVEEVESLAGGDASGRVQR; translated from the coding sequence ATGGGAAAGAAAGTCGTTACATTAGGTGAGATCATGTTGAGACTGTCCACTCCGGGAAACACTCGTTTTGTTCAGTCTGATTCATTTGACGTAGTATATGGCGGTGGTGAAGCAAACGTTGCTGTCAGCTGTGCCAATTACGGACATGATGCTTACTTTGTGACTAAATTGCCGAAACACGAAATCGGACAATCTGCTGTAAATGCATTGCGCAAATATGGTGTAAAAACAGATTTCATTGCCCGTGGCGGCGATCGCGTGGGTATCTACTATCTTGAAACAGGTGCTTCCATGCGTCCCAGCAAAGTAATCTACGACCGTGCACATTCTGCTATCGCTGAAGCTGATGCAGCTGATTTCGACTTCGATGCCATTATGGAAGGTGCCGATTGGTTCCACTGGTCAGGTATTACTCCTGCTATCTCTGATAAAGCTGCCGAACTTACCAAATTGGCTTGTGAAGCTGCAAAACGTCACGGTGTTACGGTTTCTGTTGACCTCAACTTCCGTAAGAAACTCTGGACAAAAGAGAAAGCTCAGTCTATCATGAAGCCTTTGATGCAGTACGTAGATGTTTGTATTGGTAATGAAGAAGATGCAGAACTCTGCTTAGGCTTTAAACCCGATGCTGACGTAGAAGGCGGAAAGACGGATGCTGAAGGATACAAAGGTATTTTCAAGGCAATGGCTAAAGAATTCGGCTTTAAATATGTAATCTCTACTTTGCGTGAATCATTCTCTGCAAGTCACAATGGCTGGAAGGCAATGATTTACAACGGCGAAGAATTCTACGAATCCAAGCGTTATGATATCAACCCGATTATCGACCGTGTAGGTGGTGGCGACTCTTTCTCTGGTGGTATCATTCACGGTTTGCTGACGAAACCCAATCAGGGTGCAGCTCTTGAATTTGCAGTAGCCGCTTCTGCATTGAAGCATACTATCAATGGTGACTTTAACCTGGTATCTGTAGAAGAAGTTGAATCACTGGCCGGTGGTGATGCAAGTGGACGTGTTCAACGCTAA